The Bacteroidales bacterium DNA segment CCAGCTTCATACACTCTTTGATGAGTGCCAGATATACCGGATTGACCATTACCTGGGAAAAGAAACCGTACAGAATATACTGGCTTTCAGATTTGCCAATGCCATGTTTGAACCATTGTGGAACAGGAATTATATTGAACAGATACAAATTACCGTTTCAGAGCAGCTGGGTGTTGAAAACAGGGGTAATTATTATGAAACCGCAGGTGCTTTGCGCGATATGATTCAAAACCACATACTGCAACTACTGTGTTTGATAGCTATGGAACCTCCTGTTTCATTTAATGCCGATGAAGTAAGGAACCGCAAGGTTGATGTGCTGAATGCCATCAGAAAATTAAAACCTGATGAAATCAACAAATTCACTGTCCGTGGGCAGTATGGTGAGGGATGGATTGAAGGGAAAAAAGTACCCGGGTACCGGCAAGAGCCTGATGTTAACCCCAATTCAGGCAAGGAGACCTTTGCAGCCGTTAAGTTGTTTATAGATAACTGGCGCTGGCAGGGCGTTCCTTTCTACCTCCGCACAGGCAAACGTCTTAATGAAACCATCTCCGTTATAACTATTCAGTTTAAACCTGTTCCCCATCAACTATTTGAATCTGAAACACTATTAGACTGGCAACCCAACAGGCTCATTATTAATATTCAGCCAAACATGGGAATCCGTTTGCAATTTCAGGCAAAGCAGCCCGGACTTGAAATGCTGCTTTACCCTGTCGACATGCTTTTCAGGTATAGCAAATCATATACATCAGGAACGCCGGAAGCTTACGAAACGTTGCTGCTCGATGTACTAAGCGGTGATTCAACCCTGTTCATGCGTGCCGACCAGGTTGAATCGGCATGGCGCATACTCATGCCAATAATCAATTTATGGGAGAAAATCCCACCGGTTTATTTCCCAAACTATGAAGCCGGAAGTCATGGTCCACAGGATGCTGATGCATTAATTGCAGCCGCAGGTCATAATTGGATGGTAATTCCCCTTTCATCCGATGAATGAAAAGAGTTAAATGAAGTAAATGAATAAGCAATAAATCAGGGCATCACCTCCACAGAGTATGAATCGGCTGAAAAATGTAAAAGTGTTTGATACAGCACGTGAACTGAATGAAGCAGCAGCCCGGTTTTGCTTAAACATTGCAAATGAAGCGATAAGTAAACGGGGCCGCTTCACCTTTTGCTTGTCAGGTGGCAGTACTCCCAGGGGTCTCTATGCCCTGTTGTCATCAGAACCCTGCAAAAATAAGTTTCCATGGAATAATACCTTTCTCTTTTGGGGCGATGAGCGATGTGTACCTTTTCAGGATGGACGCAACAATGCCCACATGGCCTATGAAACACTGATTGATAAAGTAGCCATTCCCGGCTCAAACATCTTTCCAATACCGGTAGATTTACCGCCATTTGATGCAGCGCAGGAATATGAACAGACAATACTTCAATTTTTTGTGGAAGAACAACCTTGTTTCGATCTGATCCTCCTGGGATTAGGAGAAGATGGCCATACTGCATCTTTATTCCCCGGAACGAGTGTTCTCAATGAAAAGAAACGCCTGGTAAAAGAAGTCATTGTTGACGACGACCGGTTAAACCGCATCACTATGACGGCCCCTTTGATCAATATGGCACATCATATACTGTTTCTTGTTTCAGGTGCCAACAAAGCAGAGATCCTTTCAAAAGTTACAACAATCAGTACTCAACCTCCACAATTTCCGGCACAACTGATAACCCCTCAAAATGGCGACTTAACCTGGTACGTAACGCTGAACAAAAATATGAACGCTGAACGCTGAAGAATTTTACGTCTCTGATTGTTTAATATATAAAAGCGTATACAAAATGAAAGCCATTAACTTGTTGATTTTGATATCTTTAGTTACACTATCAGCCTGCAAAAAGGATGATGATGATAATGGAGATGGTGGTATGATGGATATGAATTATAATCCCGTACTGGATACTGCTAATTTTGTCGATAGTGTAACAAATGTTTATTTCCCGCTTAAACCGGGATCGGTTTATAAATATAAAACCAATGCAGAAGATGGGTTGGAAGACAATGTTGTTACAGTACTCGACTCAGTCAAAGTCATAATGGGCATAAATTGCACTATTGTGCACGATGTTGTTAGCATTGAAGATCAGGTTACCGAGGATACTTACGATTTTTACGCACAGGATCTTGAAGGTAATGTATGGTACATGGGAGAAGATGTAAGTAATTATGAAAATGGAGTACTTCAGGATAAAGAGGGTTCTTTTGTGGCAGGCACTGATGGTGCCAAACCCGGCATCATCATGTTCCGTTCACCTGTTCCTCAAATGCCTTACCGACAGGAGTATTCACATGGCCATGCTGAAGACTGGGGAAAAATGATTGCCGCACATGTTTCTGTTTCAACAACTTTTGGCAACTTCGAGCAATGTATTAAAACCGCCGACTGGAATGCACTTGAGCCCGATGCTCCTGTGGAGTACAAATATTATGCACCCCATGTTGGATTAATAAAGGAAGAAATTGAAGGCACGGATGAAGTAACTGACCTATATTATTTCTCACGCTGAAAAAAACGTCGGGGTCCAGAACCCCAATCCATCGAAGTTTTACTTTATTATTTTTGCCTTCTTACTGGTGACTTTCAAAGCTGTATCACAAGATACTCTTAACCTGGTGCCACCTTCAAACTTTCAGGCATTTTTATAGGACAATATCGTTCAATTGTCGTGGCAGTCTCCAGTCGACACATCTTCCTCAACTGGAAAGGTAAGGAAAAGTACACTTGACAGGGGAGGCAAAAACTTTGAACATTGAACACTGAACTTTGAACTTTTCAATCTCAAATTTCAAATCTCAAATTTCAAATCTCTAGTTTTCGCTTATTTCATAGTCTTCCTCGGAATGGTACTCAGCACACTATCAACCGGTTCCCATAATTCAATTTTATTGCCGTCGGGGTCCATGATGTGGATGAATTTGCCGTAATCGTAGGTTTCCAGGGTGTCAAGGACTGTCACGCCATTTTTTCGCATATTCCTTATGAGTCCCTCAAGATTCTGTACCCGGTAGTTGATCATAAATTCCTTCTTCGACGGGCTCAGGTATGAATTGTTTCTGCCAAACACAGCCCAGCTCAGGTAGTTAACCTGTTCAGGATTATTGGCATCCCTGAATTCAAACACCGAGCCGTACCTGTCGACTTCAAAACCCATATTCTGCTGATACCATTTATAGGTCTCCTTTGGATTATCAGAAACAATAAAAACCCCGCCGATTCCTGTTATGCGAGGGGTAGTATCGTTTACCGGATGTGTAACCTGTGAGGTGACAGCATTGGAAAAAGCAATCAGGACTATAATGGTAGATAGTGTTTTTAACATAGGTTGTAAGTTTATGAAACGATTGGTAGTGTATGGCAAATATAATTGATTCTGCGCTGCGATATGACGAGTGCTTTCTCTCCGCTTAGTCCAAGCGGGAACTGTTTATTTTCCTTTCGTACTTCTTTGTCTGCGCTACAACCCTTCGACT contains these protein-coding regions:
- the zwf gene encoding glucose-6-phosphate dehydrogenase; this encodes MEPISTQTPAIIVIFGATGDLTWRKLIPAIYNLFLDNWIPEKFYVLGIGRSLPDEIKFRDRLREGVDKFSRRGKSNVKDWNAFAEYLHFHQGEFDNNELYDYIGRQIAKLEKQWNAPVNRVFYMAVPPQYFTVIATKVGKKGLAKNALMSRIVIEKPFGHNLESAMQLNHQLHTLFDECQIYRIDHYLGKETVQNILAFRFANAMFEPLWNRNYIEQIQITVSEQLGVENRGNYYETAGALRDMIQNHILQLLCLIAMEPPVSFNADEVRNRKVDVLNAIRKLKPDEINKFTVRGQYGEGWIEGKKVPGYRQEPDVNPNSGKETFAAVKLFIDNWRWQGVPFYLRTGKRLNETISVITIQFKPVPHQLFESETLLDWQPNRLIINIQPNMGIRLQFQAKQPGLEMLLYPVDMLFRYSKSYTSGTPEAYETLLLDVLSGDSTLFMRADQVESAWRILMPIINLWEKIPPVYFPNYEAGSHGPQDADALIAAAGHNWMVIPLSSDE
- the pgl gene encoding 6-phosphogluconolactonase, whose product is MNRLKNVKVFDTARELNEAAARFCLNIANEAISKRGRFTFCLSGGSTPRGLYALLSSEPCKNKFPWNNTFLFWGDERCVPFQDGRNNAHMAYETLIDKVAIPGSNIFPIPVDLPPFDAAQEYEQTILQFFVEEQPCFDLILLGLGEDGHTASLFPGTSVLNEKKRLVKEVIVDDDRLNRITMTAPLINMAHHILFLVSGANKAEILSKVTTISTQPPQFPAQLITPQNGDLTWYVTLNKNMNAER
- a CDS encoding VOC family protein — protein: MLKTLSTIIVLIAFSNAVTSQVTHPVNDTTPRITGIGGVFIVSDNPKETYKWYQQNMGFEVDRYGSVFEFRDANNPEQVNYLSWAVFGRNNSYLSPSKKEFMINYRVQNLEGLIRNMRKNGVTVLDTLETYDYGKFIHIMDPDGNKIELWEPVDSVLSTIPRKTMK